The Caulifigura coniformis genome includes a region encoding these proteins:
- a CDS encoding ATP-dependent helicase: MFPDLRSLNPPQREAVQHLHGPMLVLAGAGTGKTRVITIRMAQLIASGVAPDRILSVTFTNKAAKEMGERTRQILGGGKLKARPWISTFHALCVQILRSDIERLGYPRKFTILDRGDQESIARGTLRDIRVTEKSLKPGDMLSIISGWKSAGLPPGEAAAAAADDKQYLAAMAYRKYQQKLKATGSVDFDDLLLLTAELFEEHPDILDKHQQRFSHVQIDEYQDTNGIQFRLIEALVAKHKNLCVVGDDDQSIYGWRGADVAHILNFGRYFPGAKIVRLEDNYRCTDHILECANRLVRHNRGRHGKVLRASKKSAHEVRFVKYDDENLEAEKTVFEIRFYIQKKGIPARDFAILFRTNEQPRIFESELRRQGIPYTLIGSQSFFDRKEIKDLMCYLKAIDRPTDEASLLRIINVPPRGIGDSTSSKILEKATRDGRDFWVVARETAAQGEVSKKAAAALDEFHRLLQTYTRRFEENARQMDVIVRELIEAIHYDREIEKQYPDPQAQLMRQGFVDEFVDAVAGYLEKSSDPTLTDFLDGCALNGRDDEPDKEKQAAEDAVKLMTLHSAKGLEFPRVYMVGMEENILPHKRSVDADTAQAIEEERRLCYVGITRAQEFLTMSRAESRIKWGSRRPTVPSRFLREMRSDEALEAEEAEEAGENE, from the coding sequence ATGTTTCCCGATCTTCGTTCGCTCAACCCTCCACAACGCGAAGCCGTCCAGCATCTGCATGGCCCGATGCTCGTCCTGGCCGGCGCGGGGACGGGCAAGACCCGCGTGATCACCATCCGCATGGCGCAGCTCATCGCCAGCGGAGTCGCTCCGGACCGCATCCTCTCAGTGACCTTCACCAACAAGGCTGCGAAGGAAATGGGGGAACGGACTCGACAGATCCTGGGCGGAGGAAAGCTCAAGGCCCGTCCGTGGATCTCGACTTTTCATGCACTTTGCGTGCAGATTCTGCGGTCGGATATCGAGCGTCTGGGCTATCCCAGGAAATTCACGATCCTCGACCGGGGCGATCAGGAGTCGATCGCCCGGGGAACGCTGCGCGATATCCGCGTCACGGAAAAGTCGCTCAAGCCGGGGGACATGCTGTCGATCATCAGCGGATGGAAGTCGGCCGGACTTCCTCCCGGCGAAGCCGCCGCGGCCGCGGCCGACGACAAGCAGTACCTCGCCGCGATGGCGTACCGGAAATACCAGCAGAAGCTCAAGGCGACCGGCTCGGTCGATTTCGACGACCTGCTGCTGCTCACGGCGGAGCTGTTCGAAGAACATCCCGACATTCTCGACAAGCATCAGCAGCGGTTTTCGCATGTCCAGATCGACGAGTACCAGGACACCAACGGCATCCAGTTCCGGCTGATCGAAGCGCTCGTCGCTAAGCACAAGAACCTGTGCGTGGTGGGCGACGACGACCAGTCGATTTACGGCTGGCGCGGGGCGGATGTGGCGCACATCCTGAATTTTGGCCGCTATTTCCCCGGCGCGAAGATTGTCCGCCTGGAGGACAACTACCGATGCACCGACCACATCCTCGAGTGCGCGAACCGGCTCGTGCGTCACAACCGCGGCCGGCATGGGAAGGTGCTCCGGGCGAGCAAAAAATCGGCCCATGAAGTCCGCTTCGTGAAGTATGACGACGAGAACCTGGAAGCGGAGAAGACCGTCTTCGAGATCCGGTTCTACATCCAGAAGAAGGGGATTCCGGCCCGCGACTTCGCGATCCTGTTTCGCACCAACGAGCAGCCCCGCATATTCGAATCGGAACTCCGCCGCCAGGGAATTCCGTACACGCTGATCGGCAGCCAGTCGTTCTTCGATCGCAAAGAGATCAAGGATCTGATGTGCTACCTCAAGGCGATCGACCGGCCGACCGACGAGGCCTCGCTGCTCCGGATCATCAACGTCCCTCCCCGTGGCATCGGCGACTCCACGAGCAGCAAGATTCTCGAGAAGGCGACCCGCGACGGGCGCGATTTCTGGGTCGTCGCCAGGGAGACGGCTGCCCAGGGAGAGGTCTCGAAGAAGGCCGCGGCGGCGCTGGACGAGTTTCATCGGCTGCTGCAGACGTACACCCGGCGTTTCGAGGAGAACGCGCGGCAGATGGACGTCATTGTCCGCGAGCTGATCGAAGCGATTCACTACGACCGCGAGATCGAAAAGCAGTATCCCGATCCGCAGGCCCAGCTGATGCGGCAGGGCTTCGTCGACGAATTCGTCGATGCGGTGGCCGGCTATCTTGAGAAATCGTCCGATCCCACGCTGACCGACTTCCTCGACGGCTGCGCCCTCAACGGTCGCGACGACGAACCCGACAAGGAAAAGCAGGCCGCCGAAGACGCCGTGAAATTGATGACTCTGCACTCCGCCAAAGGGCTGGAGTTTCCGCGGGTGTATATGGTCGGCATGGAGGAGAACATCCTCCCGCACAAGCGGTCGGTCGACGCGGACACGGCCCAGGCGATCGAAGAAGAGCGTCGCCTGTGCTATGTCGGAATCACCCGCGCGCAGGAATTCCTGACGATGAGTCGAGCCGAGTCCCGCATCAAGTGGGGCAGCCGTCGGCCGACCGTGCCTTCCCGCTTTCTCCGCGAGATGCGCAGCGACGAAGCGCTCGAAGCGGAAGAGGCCGAGGAAGCCGGAGAGAACGAGTGA
- a CDS encoding DUF1559 domain-containing protein, with product MKSRVRGFTLIELLVVIAIIAILIALLLPAVQQAREAARRTQCKNNLKQIGLALHNYADIYGSFPMAYVDTGMTNNGSRMDGGWSWASMILPQIDQAPLYNQFNFNFLPHGEGNSFPQVVANSRLCATPQTAFSCPTDIKATTFAKHSPGTTGYISAMATSSYSGVHGPFAGDPCTTGPFNFTPPQAILGTFSTNTCRSFRDFTDGTSNTTVVGEVSAQMQNPSHPNSMLYGSVVENGGANCTTNSIGSAGMYQHARGCIAKLNAPLSLGGLFKAFSSGHTGGAHFTMGDGSVRFLSENIDHTGTDYAGYSASNNFGTYQRLAGIKDGLVIGEF from the coding sequence ATGAAGAGTCGCGTTCGCGGGTTTACGTTAATCGAGCTGCTGGTGGTCATCGCGATCATCGCCATTCTGATCGCCCTGCTCCTCCCGGCCGTTCAGCAGGCCCGTGAAGCCGCCCGGCGCACTCAGTGCAAGAACAACCTGAAGCAGATCGGCCTCGCGCTGCACAACTACGCCGACATCTACGGCTCCTTCCCGATGGCCTACGTCGACACCGGCATGACGAACAACGGCAGCCGGATGGACGGCGGCTGGAGTTGGGCGTCGATGATCCTGCCGCAGATCGATCAGGCCCCGTTGTACAACCAGTTCAACTTCAACTTCCTGCCGCATGGCGAGGGAAACAGCTTCCCGCAGGTCGTCGCGAACAGCCGGTTGTGCGCAACTCCGCAAACGGCGTTCTCCTGCCCGACCGACATCAAGGCGACCACGTTCGCCAAGCACTCTCCTGGAACGACCGGCTACATCTCGGCCATGGCGACGTCGAGCTACTCGGGCGTGCACGGTCCCTTTGCAGGCGATCCCTGCACGACCGGACCGTTCAACTTCACGCCTCCCCAGGCGATCCTCGGCACATTCAGCACGAACACGTGCCGCAGCTTCCGTGATTTTACGGATGGGACCTCGAACACCACCGTCGTCGGCGAGGTGTCCGCCCAGATGCAGAACCCGTCACACCCCAATTCGATGCTCTACGGCAGCGTCGTCGAGAACGGCGGCGCGAACTGCACCACGAATTCGATCGGCTCGGCCGGCATGTACCAGCATGCCCGGGGTTGCATCGCCAAGCTGAACGCCCCGCTGTCGCTCGGCGGCCTGTTTAAGGCGTTTTCCAGCGGTCATACCGGCGGCGCGCACTTCACGATGGGCGACGGGAGCGTCCGATTCCTCAGCGAGAACATCGACCACACCGGCACCGACTATGCGGGCTACAGCGCCAGCAACAATTTCGGAACTTATCAGCGACTGGCCGGCATCAAAGACGGTCTGGTCATCGGCGAGTTCTGA
- a CDS encoding Ig-like domain-containing protein, with protein MRRQAFLAGCFALFLAGCGSDGPQLCEVVGTVTLDGAPIEGVELTFVPQNVPATMLSYGRTDAAGRYELAFTAAKTGAIPATHHVRVDIPGGKSMAKINKKYQPEGTITKEVKDGHNVIDIELSSP; from the coding sequence ATGAGGCGGCAGGCGTTTCTGGCGGGTTGCTTCGCGTTATTCCTGGCTGGCTGCGGCAGCGACGGTCCCCAGCTTTGTGAGGTCGTCGGGACCGTCACACTTGACGGCGCTCCGATCGAAGGTGTGGAGCTGACGTTCGTTCCGCAGAACGTGCCGGCGACGATGCTATCGTATGGCCGTACCGACGCCGCGGGCCGCTACGAGCTTGCCTTCACTGCCGCCAAGACGGGAGCCATCCCGGCCACGCACCACGTCCGCGTCGACATACCCGGCGGAAAATCCATGGCGAAAATCAACAAGAAGTATCAGCCGGAGGGGACGATCACCAAAGAAGTCAAAGACGGCCATAACGTGATCGACATCGAGCTCTCAAGCCCCTGA
- a CDS encoding DUF456 domain-containing protein — MSSTALYIFAGIALCFANTTAWVGTWFGLPGTWVIVALTALACQFFPSTGSLGLGWTTVGVLAGMAVLGEIWETSAAAMLAKNAGGSRRGAAFSMLGAIAGSITGAFLGVPIPVFGSMIGAIAGAAGGAFAGAWIGEGQLGRTMVERVAIGKAAATGRVFGTIGKLLLGLAMVIVATAAYFF, encoded by the coding sequence ATGTCCTCGACCGCCCTCTACATCTTCGCCGGCATCGCCCTTTGCTTCGCCAACACGACGGCGTGGGTCGGCACGTGGTTCGGGCTGCCCGGGACGTGGGTAATCGTGGCACTGACGGCGCTGGCCTGTCAGTTCTTCCCGAGCACCGGCTCTCTCGGGCTGGGTTGGACGACTGTCGGGGTGCTCGCGGGAATGGCGGTGCTCGGAGAAATCTGGGAGACGAGCGCTGCGGCCATGCTCGCGAAGAATGCGGGAGGCTCACGGCGCGGAGCGGCGTTCTCAATGCTGGGGGCGATCGCCGGAAGCATCACCGGGGCGTTTCTTGGTGTGCCGATTCCCGTGTTCGGATCGATGATCGGCGCCATCGCTGGCGCCGCGGGCGGCGCCTTCGCCGGCGCGTGGATTGGCGAAGGCCAGCTCGGACGGACGATGGTCGAGCGGGTGGCCATTGGAAAGGCAGCCGCGACGGGACGCGTTTTCGGCACGATCGGCAAGTTGCTTCTCGGCCTCGCGATGGTGATTGTCGCAACGGCGGCTTACTTCTTCTGA
- a CDS encoding DNA-methyltransferase, with the protein MALSLNDIHHGDCVQLLQSLEPGSIDLAFADPPFNIGYDYDVYDDRQEAAAYLEWCEKWISGVYQALKPTGTFWLAIGDEYAAELKVASQKLGFTCRSWVIWYYTFGVNCKNKFSRSHAHLFHFVKDAKSFTFNADDIRVPSARMLVYGDGRANPRGRLPDDTWILRPQDLPEGFGASEDTWYFPRVAGTFKERAGFHGCQMPEQLLGRIVRACSNAGESVLDPFSGSATTLAVAKKLGRRFIGFDLSPEYIARGRDRLAGINAGDELDGAPEPLVSAPSTENGRRLDDPERTKRKRTARKSATEQLFGE; encoded by the coding sequence GTGGCTCTTTCGTTGAACGACATTCACCACGGCGACTGCGTCCAGCTCCTGCAATCGCTGGAACCTGGGTCGATCGACCTCGCCTTCGCCGATCCCCCGTTCAACATCGGCTACGACTACGACGTCTACGACGACAGGCAGGAAGCGGCCGCGTATCTCGAGTGGTGCGAAAAATGGATCTCCGGCGTCTACCAGGCCCTCAAACCGACGGGCACGTTCTGGCTCGCCATCGGCGATGAATACGCGGCCGAACTCAAGGTCGCGTCCCAGAAGCTCGGGTTCACCTGCCGCAGCTGGGTCATCTGGTATTACACGTTCGGAGTGAACTGCAAGAACAAGTTCAGCCGCTCCCACGCCCACCTGTTCCACTTCGTCAAAGACGCGAAGTCGTTCACATTCAACGCCGACGACATCCGGGTCCCCTCCGCACGAATGCTGGTCTACGGCGACGGGCGGGCCAATCCCAGGGGACGACTTCCCGACGATACGTGGATCCTCCGCCCGCAGGATCTCCCCGAAGGCTTCGGCGCCTCCGAAGACACCTGGTACTTCCCGCGTGTGGCCGGAACCTTCAAGGAACGGGCCGGATTTCACGGCTGCCAGATGCCCGAGCAACTGCTGGGACGCATTGTCCGGGCCTGCTCCAATGCCGGAGAATCGGTTCTCGATCCGTTCTCCGGAAGCGCGACGACGCTGGCCGTCGCCAAGAAGCTCGGCCGTCGATTCATCGGATTCGATCTCTCGCCGGAGTACATCGCTCGCGGTCGCGACCGACTCGCGGGAATCAACGCGGGCGATGAACTCGATGGCGCGCCCGAGCCACTCGTGAGCGCTCCCAGCACGGAAAATGGACGACGCCTGGATGATCCGGAACGCACCAAACGCAAGCGGACTGCCAGGAAGTCGGCCACGGAGCAACTCTTCGGCGAATGA
- a CDS encoding Gfo/Idh/MocA family protein → MNRRDFLALTAAFPALAGMAPGKRYRVGVIGHTGRGNYGHGLDTMWKEVPGCEIVAVADADEAGLSAAKKKLGVDNVFRDYRAMLAKSAVDIVAVAPRFLEEHRDMAVAAAQAGARGIYMEKPFCRTPSEADEIVAACAKSGTRCAVAHRNRWHPALIHAKKLVDEGGIGRVLEVRCRGKEDARGGGLDLWVLGTHDLNLATFFTGPAVACTATMLNAGKPATPLDVVQGAEASGPLAGNELHARYETESGIPIFFDSIAKAGTPEVNFGLQIVGTKGFIDFRIDLPKFAHVVFGSPTLASDTPREWTPITSGGVGKPEPDGTLHQRLAGHILPALDLIAAIEENRPPLCSDKDGAMTVEMVCAAFASHRNNSARVALPLENRDHPLAGWK, encoded by the coding sequence ATGAATCGACGTGACTTCCTCGCCCTGACGGCCGCCTTTCCCGCGCTCGCCGGGATGGCGCCCGGAAAGCGTTACCGTGTCGGCGTCATCGGGCATACCGGCCGGGGCAACTACGGGCACGGCCTCGACACGATGTGGAAGGAAGTTCCAGGCTGCGAGATTGTCGCAGTCGCCGATGCCGATGAAGCAGGGCTGTCCGCTGCGAAAAAGAAACTCGGAGTCGACAACGTCTTTCGCGACTACCGCGCGATGCTGGCGAAGTCCGCTGTCGACATCGTCGCCGTCGCCCCGCGATTCCTTGAAGAGCACCGCGACATGGCGGTCGCCGCAGCCCAGGCCGGTGCACGGGGCATCTACATGGAGAAGCCGTTCTGCAGGACCCCGAGCGAGGCGGACGAGATCGTCGCCGCCTGTGCAAAATCGGGAACCCGCTGCGCTGTGGCCCATCGCAATCGCTGGCATCCCGCGCTTATCCACGCGAAAAAGCTCGTCGACGAAGGGGGCATCGGCCGCGTCCTGGAGGTCCGCTGCCGGGGGAAGGAAGACGCACGCGGCGGCGGCCTCGACCTATGGGTACTGGGAACGCACGACCTCAACCTGGCAACGTTCTTCACCGGCCCGGCCGTCGCCTGCACGGCGACAATGCTGAACGCCGGCAAGCCGGCGACGCCGCTGGATGTCGTTCAGGGAGCAGAAGCGTCGGGGCCCCTGGCCGGGAACGAACTTCACGCCCGCTACGAAACCGAAAGCGGGATTCCGATTTTCTTCGATTCGATTGCGAAGGCCGGAACGCCCGAAGTCAACTTCGGGCTCCAGATCGTCGGCACGAAAGGGTTCATCGACTTCCGGATCGACCTGCCGAAATTCGCCCACGTCGTCTTCGGCAGCCCGACGCTCGCCAGCGACACGCCCCGCGAGTGGACGCCCATCACCAGCGGGGGCGTTGGAAAGCCGGAGCCCGACGGCACGCTCCACCAGCGTCTGGCCGGCCACATCCTACCAGCACTCGACCTGATCGCCGCCATTGAGGAGAATCGGCCGCCTCTGTGCAGCGACAAAGATGGTGCAATGACCGTCGAAATGGTCTGTGCGGCGTTCGCATCGCACCGGAACAACTCGGCACGCGTCGCCCTGCCGCTCGAGAACCGCGATCATCCCCTGGCCGGATGGAAGTAG
- a CDS encoding ABC transporter ATP-binding protein has protein sequence MGEVQVHALRGVDLELYPAELVVLLGPSGSGKSTLLNILGGLDIPSSGSIRYGDRELTAFDDAELTRYRREHVGFVFQFYNLIPSLTALENVALITEIAKNPMRPEEALELVELGDRMDHFPAQLSGGQQQRVAIARAIAKRPQVLLCDEPTGALDVHTGIVVLEVIERVNRELGTTTAVITHNAVISKMADRVVHVSDGKVMESHQNTEKVAARLLEW, from the coding sequence ATGGGGGAAGTCCAGGTTCACGCTCTTCGGGGCGTCGATCTGGAGCTCTATCCGGCGGAACTCGTGGTTCTGCTTGGTCCTTCCGGAAGCGGCAAGTCGACGCTGCTCAACATCCTCGGCGGGCTCGACATCCCCAGCAGCGGCTCGATCCGCTACGGCGACCGCGAGCTGACCGCCTTCGACGATGCCGAACTCACCCGCTACCGCCGCGAGCACGTCGGCTTCGTGTTTCAGTTCTACAACCTGATTCCGAGCCTCACGGCACTCGAGAACGTCGCCCTGATCACGGAGATCGCGAAGAACCCGATGCGCCCGGAAGAGGCGCTGGAACTGGTCGAACTCGGCGACCGCATGGATCATTTTCCGGCGCAGCTTTCCGGGGGCCAGCAGCAGCGGGTCGCCATTGCTCGTGCGATTGCGAAACGGCCGCAGGTGCTCCTGTGTGACGAGCCGACCGGTGCGCTGGATGTGCATACCGGGATCGTAGTGCTCGAAGTGATCGAGCGCGTGAACCGTGAGCTTGGGACGACGACGGCCGTGATCACTCACAATGCGGTGATTTCGAAGATGGCCGACCGCGTGGTGCACGTCTCCGACGGCAAGGTCATGGAGTCGCACCAGAACACCGAGAAGGTGGCGGCGCGTCTGCTGGAGTGGTGA
- a CDS encoding YkvA family protein yields MNAEMPMFRSFVISILRRFMNRQQGATASPHLAGGKSLRNPQLNALLGLLAMVYVISPVDVVPDFVPILGWLDDGLILWFGLSQAWQAMRGGKAPVAAATTVNGTVIETTATRVG; encoded by the coding sequence ATGAATGCCGAAATGCCCATGTTCCGCAGCTTTGTGATCTCCATTCTGCGACGGTTCATGAACCGTCAGCAGGGGGCGACCGCTTCGCCGCACCTGGCAGGCGGAAAGTCGCTCCGCAATCCCCAGTTGAACGCGCTCCTCGGCCTGTTGGCGATGGTTTATGTGATTTCGCCGGTCGATGTAGTTCCCGATTTCGTCCCGATCCTGGGCTGGCTGGATGACGGCCTGATTCTATGGTTCGGACTGAGCCAGGCGTGGCAGGCGATGCGCGGCGGCAAAGCCCCCGTGGCGGCCGCGACGACGGTGAACGGAACGGTGATCGAGACGACGGCGACGCGAGTCGGCTGA
- a CDS encoding alpha/beta fold hydrolase, with protein MSTFQTKDGTRIYYKDWGTGPAVVFSHGWPLSADAWDAQMFFLGQNGYRVIAHDRRGHGRSQQTWDGNDLDTYADDLNDLVHALDLREVTHVGHSTGGGEVARYIARHGTSRVNAAVLVGAIPPSMLKTPANPGGLPIEVFDDIRANLLADRSQFFRDLSEPFYGANRPGSKVSQGLRDSFWRQGMQAGIKPAYDCIKAFSETDQTADLARLDVPTLIVHGDDDQIVPIGPSAHAAAKLVKDAILKVYPGASHGLTATHQDQVNNDLLEFLKKHAGQSPAS; from the coding sequence TTGAGCACCTTCCAGACGAAAGACGGAACTCGGATCTACTACAAGGACTGGGGGACCGGCCCCGCCGTCGTCTTCAGCCACGGCTGGCCTCTCTCCGCGGATGCCTGGGACGCCCAGATGTTCTTCCTGGGCCAGAACGGCTACCGCGTCATCGCGCACGACCGCCGCGGACACGGTCGATCACAGCAAACCTGGGACGGAAACGACCTCGACACCTATGCCGACGACCTGAATGATCTCGTCCACGCTCTTGATCTGCGGGAAGTGACGCATGTCGGGCATTCGACGGGCGGCGGGGAAGTCGCGCGGTACATCGCCCGACACGGGACGAGCCGGGTGAATGCCGCCGTGCTCGTCGGGGCGATCCCGCCGTCAATGCTCAAGACGCCGGCCAACCCTGGGGGACTGCCTATCGAAGTCTTCGATGACATCCGTGCCAACCTATTGGCCGATCGTTCGCAATTCTTCCGCGACCTCAGCGAGCCGTTCTACGGCGCCAATCGCCCGGGCTCGAAAGTCTCCCAGGGGCTGCGCGATTCCTTCTGGCGGCAGGGAATGCAGGCAGGGATCAAACCGGCCTACGATTGCATCAAGGCCTTTTCGGAAACCGACCAGACCGCTGACCTAGCCCGGTTGGACGTGCCAACGCTGATCGTCCACGGCGACGACGACCAGATCGTTCCGATCGGCCCATCAGCGCACGCCGCAGCAAAGCTGGTCAAGGACGCCATTCTCAAGGTCTACCCCGGTGCATCACATGGCCTGACGGCGACCCATCAGGACCAGGTCAACAACGACCTCCTGGAATTCCTGAAGAAACACGCCGGGCAAAGCCCGGCTTCATGA
- a CDS encoding HAD-IIB family hydrolase codes for MRYHALATDYDGTLAHHGAVDAETVDHLKKLLASGRRLIMVTGRELPELKTVCPDLDLFEWVVAENGGLLYCPATKEERPLADPPKPEFVERLKSRGVGPISVGRVIVATWEPHEKTCLEVIHEMGLEMQVIFNKGAVMILPANVNKASGLKAALKVMNLSPHNVVAVGDAENDHALLRMCEVSAAVSNALPAVKDTADIVTTLDHGKGVSQLITGMIRNDLSDLDKRLTRHYLPVGKSGEEEVCLPPYTNGVLICGPSASGKSTVATRIVESLIEQRYQFCLIDPEGDYEKFEGAVVFGGPQSPPPKDEILRLLDNPMSNAVVCMTGMKIADRPPFFLTLMSDLMQKRSKTGHPHWVILDEAHHLMPADWKPAEAVMPETLRNTLLITVHPDLLPPSILDGIQYIVAVGKNARENIQKFATAVGASVPEIGELPQQSGEVLIWRRDSDGPARLVKAYPSKTERHRHRRKYVEGELSKERSFYFTGPASTMHLRAQNIMMFLQLAEGIDDDTWMYHLSRGDYSRWFTECIKDVALGAEVRRIEQTDGVTPKESREAVRATVERDYTLPASVPMPVKEAQ; via the coding sequence ATGCGCTATCACGCTCTCGCCACCGACTATGACGGCACGCTGGCCCACCATGGAGCAGTCGACGCGGAGACGGTGGATCACCTGAAGAAGCTGCTGGCCTCGGGCCGGCGGCTGATCATGGTCACCGGCCGTGAACTTCCCGAACTGAAGACCGTTTGCCCTGATCTCGATCTCTTCGAGTGGGTGGTTGCCGAGAACGGGGGACTGCTGTATTGCCCGGCGACCAAGGAAGAGCGGCCGCTGGCCGATCCCCCCAAGCCGGAGTTTGTGGAACGACTCAAGAGCCGGGGTGTGGGCCCGATCTCCGTAGGACGGGTGATCGTCGCCACCTGGGAGCCGCATGAGAAGACCTGCCTGGAAGTGATCCATGAGATGGGTCTCGAAATGCAGGTGATCTTCAACAAGGGGGCGGTGATGATCCTCCCCGCCAACGTCAACAAGGCGTCGGGACTCAAAGCGGCGCTGAAGGTGATGAACCTGTCGCCTCATAACGTGGTGGCGGTCGGCGACGCGGAGAATGACCACGCGCTGCTGCGGATGTGCGAAGTTTCGGCCGCGGTCTCCAACGCCCTGCCGGCGGTGAAAGACACGGCTGACATCGTGACGACGCTCGATCATGGGAAAGGAGTCAGCCAGCTCATCACGGGGATGATCCGCAATGACCTGTCGGATCTCGACAAGCGGCTCACGCGGCATTACCTGCCTGTCGGCAAGAGCGGGGAGGAGGAAGTCTGTCTGCCGCCGTACACGAACGGGGTGTTGATCTGCGGTCCCTCCGCCAGCGGAAAGTCGACAGTGGCGACGCGGATCGTGGAGTCGCTGATCGAGCAGCGGTACCAGTTCTGCCTGATCGATCCTGAAGGGGACTACGAGAAATTTGAGGGGGCGGTGGTGTTCGGCGGGCCGCAGTCGCCTCCTCCAAAGGACGAGATCCTGCGGCTTCTCGATAATCCGATGTCAAACGCCGTGGTGTGCATGACGGGGATGAAGATTGCGGACCGGCCGCCGTTCTTCCTGACGCTGATGTCGGACCTGATGCAGAAGCGGAGCAAGACCGGGCATCCTCACTGGGTGATTCTCGACGAAGCTCATCACCTGATGCCGGCCGACTGGAAGCCGGCCGAGGCCGTGATGCCGGAGACGCTGCGGAACACCCTTCTGATCACGGTGCACCCGGATCTGTTGCCGCCTTCGATCCTGGACGGAATCCAGTACATCGTGGCGGTGGGCAAGAACGCGCGGGAGAACATCCAGAAGTTTGCCACCGCGGTCGGCGCCTCGGTTCCGGAGATTGGGGAGTTGCCGCAACAGTCGGGAGAAGTCCTGATCTGGCGACGCGATTCCGACGGCCCGGCCCGACTGGTCAAAGCCTACCCCAGCAAGACGGAGCGGCACCGTCATCGCCGCAAGTACGTGGAAGGAGAACTTTCGAAGGAGCGGAGCTTCTACTTCACGGGGCCGGCCTCGACGATGCACCTGCGTGCCCAGAACATCATGATGTTCCTGCAGTTGGCCGAGGGAATCGACGACGACACGTGGATGTACCACCTGAGCCGCGGCGATTACTCGCGGTGGTTCACCGAGTGCATCAAGGACGTCGCACTCGGGGCGGAGGTACGAAGGATCGAGCAGACGGACGGGGTGACGCCGAAAGAATCGCGCGAGGCGGTCCGGGCGACCGTGGAGCGCGATTATACGCTGCCAGCGAGCGTGCCGATGCCGGTGAAGGAGGCGCAGTAA